Genomic window (Phragmites australis chromosome 5, lpPhrAust1.1, whole genome shotgun sequence):
CAAGATACCCGGTTATTTTTGTTCTAAGTCCACCACTGTATACTGAGCTTATTGTTTATGCGGCAGGCCTCGGTCTTTTTTGCTGTGCTTCACTGCCACGCACCATGAGGCCAAATGCCACCTGAAAATTTAAGGCCGGACGTCCGGTGAACCGTGAACCCAAACGGGAGCTCTATAGCGTATTAGCGTGTGACTACGCACAATGACTGTGTGAGGAAGATGACTAGCGAACTAGGTGACCGTTGTTTCATCTTCTGGCCAAAATACCAAAACGGTTAACATTTTAAACGGAAAAGGGCAAGATAGTGCAGACGGGAAACAGAGCAGAGAGCCAGAAAATTATTCAGAATCTATCTCACATTTATAGTTGGATGACAGTAACACGTCAATTTTGAAATTACATTCCTGAAAGATTGAAAAAGAAAACCTGTAAAATAACTTGACATATTTTCCTGTAACTTGTATACCAAATTCAAAACGAAATCAATTGTATAGTGGAGCATTCATCCGCTGAAATGATCCGCAGCACTCCCAGTTCATTCAGAGATTGGGTGGAAGGCGATGACGGAATGCTTGGCGATGTGCAGGCTGAACTGTCCGCCTTTCTCGCCGACGTCGAGCTTGTCCacgccgggcggcggcaccatCTCGAAGCTCCGCACGAGCTTCCCGacgatgagcgcaaggatggGCAGCGCCAGGATGATCCCGGGGCAGCTGCGCCGGCCCACGCCGAACGGCAGGAACCGGAAGTCCACCTTCCCGCCCACGGTGGCGTCCACGCTCTTCTCCTCGCCCAAGAACCGCTCCGGCCGGAACTCCTCGGGCTTCTCCCACAGCTCCGGGTTGTTGGCCAGCCACCACGCgttcaccaccaccttggatCCCTTAGGGATGGTGTACCCGCCGAGCTTTGCCTCCTCTAAGTTCATGTGCGGGACGAGGAGCGGGATGGGGGAGTGGAGACGCAGCGTCTCCTTGATCACTGCCTGCAGGTATGGGAGCTTGTGGATGTTGGACTCGGTGATGGGTTCGTCGTCGCCGAGGACGTCCTTGATCTCGTGGCGGACCTTGCGCTGCACGGCCGGGTGGTTCACGACCTCGGCCAGCACCCACTCGATGGACCAGAGAGTCGTCTCGATGGCTGCGACGTTGATGTTCTCGACGATGTAGATGACGTTCTCCGGCGTGATCTCGCCGTTCTTCTCTGCTTCGAGGATGTGGTCGATGGCGCACCTGAGCTTGTTCTTGTCCCCCGGCGTGCCCATCACCTTCCTTCTTTTCTCGACGTAGTTGTTGTTGAAGAAGGCGAGCCTCCTGCTCTGCAGGTCCCTGCATTTGTTGAGGTAGCCGCGCAAGAATGGCCGCAGGATGGGGATGAAGTCGCCGTAGTTGTACTCGAAGCTCTGGGCGAGGCGGCTGCGCTCggagttgaacttggttgcctcgACGAACATGGGGTCATCCACGGACTCGAACCGCGCGTCGAACATCATGCGATACATGATGTTGTACAGCATGAGCTGCAGCCTGCGCCGCACGACCACGCCGGCGCCCTGCGCCACCGCGTTAGCGTTGAGGTCGGAGACGACGTCGTCCATCTCTGCCTCCCACATGGCCTTGTACTGCTGCACGACGCGGGCCGTGAAGAATGGCAGCGTCATGACGCGGCGCATGCGGCGCCAGTGCTCGCCGTACTCGGTGAACACCATGTCGGCACCGTTGGCCGTGAAGATGTCGAACACCACGTTCCGCGGGCGGGAGCCGAACTCCACCCCTTGGGTGTGCAGCACCTCCGTGGCCAGCCGCGGGTCCGACACCACCACCAGGTTGCGCACCCCGAGCCGGAGACGGAACACAGGCCCGTACCGCGCGGACAGGTGCGCCAGGAACCGGTGGTTCAGGTCGTTGCCCACCTGCAGCCAGTTGCCGAACACCGGCACggccgccggccccggcagcgCGTTGCCGCCATCGCCGCTCTTCCCGCCCACGGCAGCAATGCCGACGAAGACGGCCGCCGGAAGCAGTAGGCTCAGCGCGGGGTGCTGCGCCTGGAGGAACGACTTGACGAGCCAGTGCACGGCTaaggaggcggccgtggcgacGGCCACCCTGGCCGCTGACACCGCCATGCTGTGCTCTGCTGACCACTTTGTTATGTGCGAGAGACCGCGAGTCTTGGTTGGTGATGTGTTGGCTGCTTGGCTGTTGGTTTGGAGGTGTGGTCCGTGCCGTGGTTATATAACGCCGGGGGCGGCTTGGTTGGTGAGGGTGGGAAACGGCCGGGCACGAGCAGATGCCGGCGAATTCCTTGGTTTCGAGCGGAAATCTGTGTGCCGAGCATGGAAACTGGGTTGGCGAGTGGGAGCGCGCGGAAGGGGAGATGAGGAGGCTCCTGCTCGATCGTGTGGTCAGAGCTGGGCAACGTTGGTTGGCGGGGCAACTGGTCTGGCCGCCCTGACCTGGTCGCGGTGCGGCTGCGTGGTGGGTTGGTGCGGGGCTGGTTTTTGGCTCGTGGTGGGTTTCGTGAGCAGAGGTTTGGATTCGGCGCGTCCGAGGGGGCTGCCGTGTTTGGTGGGAACAAGGCAGGAACCGTTTCCCTATCACAAGTGACAAGTTTgatttttaatttcaatttaCTCGACAGAAATAAAAGGAATCAGGTACTGCAAGTCCATACTTTCATAATTCTTATATTTACATAAGAATTATGTTAATTACATATTCGAAGAGAAAACTCATAATTAAGAATTTCAacataaaaagagaaaattacaGCATT
Coding sequences:
- the LOC133918922 gene encoding cytochrome P450 CYP73A100-like, which encodes MAVSAARVAVATAASLAVHWLVKSFLQAQHPALSLLLPAAVFVGIAAVGGKSGDGGNALPGPAAVPVFGNWLQVGNDLNHRFLAHLSARYGPVFRLRLGVRNLVVVSDPRLATEVLHTQGVEFGSRPRNVVFDIFTANGADMVFTEYGEHWRRMRRVMTLPFFTARVVQQYKAMWEAEMDDVVSDLNANAVAQGAGVVVRRRLQLMLYNIMYRMMFDARFESVDDPMFVEATKFNSERSRLAQSFEYNYGDFIPILRPFLRGYLNKCRDLQSRRLAFFNNNYVEKRRKVMGTPGDKNKLRCAIDHILEAEKNGEITPENVIYIVENINVAAIETTLWSIEWVLAEVVNHPAVQRKVRHEIKDVLGDDEPITESNIHKLPYLQAVIKETLRLHSPIPLLVPHMNLEEAKLGGYTIPKGSKVVVNAWWLANNPELWEKPEEFRPERFLGEEKSVDATVGGKVDFRFLPFGVGRRSCPGIILALPILALIVGKLVRSFEMVPPPGVDKLDVGEKGGQFSLHIAKHSVIAFHPISE